From Virgibacillus ihumii, the proteins below share one genomic window:
- a CDS encoding PaaI family thioesterase — protein sequence MTEKVHAIQDEYADDFAHCYGCGRLNEEGYHLRTGWDGDQTVTVYTPRPEHTAIPGFVYGGLIASLIDCHGTGSASLALHRKNGYEPGDGVEPPRFVTASLEVKFVKPTPKDVPLKAIGTVEEVHPKKFKIHTQVFAGDACCAKGEVVAAVMPATFGEK from the coding sequence ATGACGGAAAAGGTACATGCAATTCAGGACGAGTATGCGGATGATTTTGCCCATTGCTATGGATGCGGCAGGCTTAATGAAGAAGGATATCATCTCAGAACAGGCTGGGATGGAGATCAGACGGTAACAGTTTATACACCGAGACCCGAACATACAGCAATCCCCGGGTTTGTCTATGGCGGCTTAATAGCATCGCTAATTGACTGCCACGGAACAGGGTCCGCTTCACTTGCGTTGCACCGAAAAAATGGTTATGAACCTGGTGATGGTGTGGAGCCGCCAAGATTTGTAACAGCCTCACTGGAAGTGAAGTTCGTGAAGCCGACTCCAAAGGATGTACCGTTGAAAGCAATCGGTACTGTGGAAGAAGTCCATCCGAAAAAGTTTAAGATCCATACACAGGTTTTTGCTGGTGATGCATGCTGTGCGAAAGGCGAAGTTGTTGCAGCGGTAATGCCTGCAACGTTTGGAGAAAAATAA
- a CDS encoding biotin transporter BioY, with the protein MNQQSNKLRAILHCAIFAAITAILAQIEIPLPLVPISGQTLAVGITATILGSKKGAVSMVCYAAIGAIGLPVFAGFSGGPQVLIGPTGGYIFGFIFAAFLTGFILEKTRFTIPMAMLANIVGMVVILAFGTVQLKFIIDLSWNEALAAGVYPFIAVGLIKAFLASWIGITVRNRLINANLHKDFGNVA; encoded by the coding sequence GTGAACCAACAAAGCAATAAATTACGAGCGATTCTTCATTGCGCCATATTTGCCGCAATAACAGCTATACTGGCACAAATTGAAATACCGCTGCCATTAGTTCCAATCAGCGGACAAACACTTGCTGTAGGTATTACCGCCACTATTCTTGGCAGTAAAAAGGGTGCGGTATCCATGGTATGTTATGCAGCGATAGGGGCTATTGGCCTTCCAGTGTTTGCGGGTTTCAGCGGCGGTCCACAAGTTCTTATCGGACCAACTGGCGGATACATATTCGGCTTCATTTTCGCAGCCTTTTTAACAGGATTCATTTTGGAAAAAACCAGGTTTACAATCCCGATGGCAATGCTTGCTAATATCGTAGGGATGGTTGTTATTTTAGCTTTCGGAACAGTTCAGCTTAAATTCATTATTGATTTAAGCTGGAATGAGGCTCTTGCAGCAGGTGTTTATCCATTTATAGCAGTTGGCTTAATAAAAGCTTTTCTAGCAAGCTGGATTGGTATTACAGTACGTAACCGGTTAATAAATGCGAATCTTCATAAGGATTTTGGAAATGTTGCCTGA